A genomic window from Glycine soja cultivar W05 chromosome 10, ASM419377v2, whole genome shotgun sequence includes:
- the LOC114372006 gene encoding lysine-specific demethylase JMJ25-like isoform X1 produces the protein MARGRKKRQKNTAIIPVDANPTQQITQSLDIDAECESETKRMKFAENNGGGAGGSSSVVKKKRGRKSKKEKENMEKMLESNFLEKRDAQNDNHGENAEVGGSSSVSEGVKKKRGRKSKKEKEDMDKMLESKFLEKRDAQNENHGENGVVGVSSSVSEGVKKKRGRKSKKEKEDMEKMSESNFLEKRDAQNENLGENGEVGGSFSVSEGVKKKRGRKSKKEKEDMERKMLEEKDAQNENHGENGEVGGSSSVSEGVKKKRGRKSKKEKEDMERKMLEEKDAQNENHGKHVEVGGSSSLSEGVKNKRGRKSKKEKQDMENKMIEEKDAQYQNLGESGGVGGSSSVQEVAAKKHGRKSKKEKEDMKRKEMLEDNLLEEKDVQDKNHGENGGVPDTRHGRKRKTLKEDDGELPADSPGSGIQKHYSLRAPKVNTEAVMPNISKKDPKCLKEESLMCHQCQRNDKGRVVRCTSCKRKRFCVHCIENWYPHLKEDYIAEACPVCRGNCNCKACLRSNELIKKMKKKAKTNEDEKVELSMHLLQVLLPYLRLLDEEQMIEYKTEAKIQGLSVSELNIVQANFDEDERVYCDNCKTSIFDYHRSCTKCSFDLCLICCRELRSGELVGGADPILVEFVCQGRHYLHDEKESKSVKRNEPNAVAPVVREWSRSGWHAESNGSIPCPKVNDECNHGFLELRSILGQHFITNLVHKANKLAQAYKLQDVVKIPDNFCSCLRLDRNTDARYNNMRKAASRADSGDNYLYCPRVVDLQDEDLRHFQWHWEKGEPVIVSNVLAKTSGLSWEPLVMWRAFRQMTKTKHEQHLDVKAIDCLDWCEGEINIHQFFTGYTEGREDWLRWPQILKLKDWPPSNLFEERLPRHCAEFISSLPFKEYTDPLKGSLNLAVKLPMGCLKPDMGPKTYIAYGFHQELGRGDSVTKLHCDMSDAVNVLTHIAEVKLKPDHLIVIEELKQKHFEQDKRELLGDDQNRETSVDMLNNTSSTNALDKQNSVQIMEHKGGLCDGKEVYQFHQPSGGNAVAIANEDGLSCGSKLKEVDKVKLKQESDMLSAGDGSEGALWDIFRRQDVPKLQEYLRKHFREFRHIHCCPLKQVIHPIHDQTFYLTVEHKRKLKEEYGIEPWTFIQKVGDAVFVPAGCPHQVRNLKSCIKVALDFVSPENVGECFRLTEEFRTLPISHASSEDKLEVKKMTIYAMQDVIGKLEEARSGKTKVPE, from the exons ATGGCGCGCGGAAGGAAGAAGCGGCAAAAGAACACAGCTATTATTCCTGTGGATGCAAACCCCACTCAGCAAATAACCCAATCCTTGGATATTGATGCTGAGTGTGAGAGTGAGACCAAAAGGATGAAATTTGCTGAGAACAACGGTGGTGGGGCAGGGGGTTCTTCTTCTGTTGTGAAAAAGAAGCGTGGCAGAAAAAGtaaaaaggagaaggaaaacaTGGAAAAGATGTTAGAGAGCAATTTCTTGGAGAAGAGAGATGCTCAAAATGACAACCATGGTGAAAATGCTGAAGTGGGAGGTTCTTCTTCTGTTTCAGAAGGTGTGAAAAAGAAGCGTGGAAGAAAGAGTAAAAAGGAGAAGGAGGACATGGACAAGATGTTAGAGAGCAAATTCTTGGAGAAGAGAGATGCTCAAAACGAAAACCATGGTGAAAATGGTGTAGTGGGAGTTTCTTCTTCTGTTTCAGAAGGTGTGAAAAAGAAGCGTGGAAGAAAGAGTAAAAAGGAGAAGGAGGACATGGAAAAGATGTCAGAGAGCAATTTCTTGGAGAAGAGAGATGCTCAAAACGAAAACCTTGGTGAAAATGGTGAAGTGGGAGGTTCTTTTTCTGTTTCAGAAGGTGTGAAAAAGAAGCGTGGAAGAAAGAGTAAAAAGGAGAAGGAGGACATGGAAAGGAAGATGTTAGAGGAGAAAGATGCTCAAAACGAAAACCATGGTGAAAATGGTGAAGTGGGAGGTTCTTCTTCTGTTTCAGAAGGCGTGAAAAAAAAGCGTGGAAGAAAGAGTAAAAAGGAGAAGGAGGACATGGAAAGGAAGATGTTAGAGGAGAAAGATGCTCAAAACGAAAACCATGGTAAACATGTTGAAGTGGGaggttcttcttctctttctgaaGGTGTGAAAAATAAGCGTGGAAGAAAGAGTAAAAAGGAGAAACAGGACATGGAAAATAAGATGATAGAGGAGAAGGATGCTCAATACCAAAACCTTGGTGAAAGTGGCGGCGTAGGAGGTTCTTCTTCCGTTCAAGAAGTTGCGGCAAAGAAGCATGGCAGAAAAAGtaagaaggagaaggaggacatgaaaaggaaggagatgctagAGGACAATTTGTTGGAGGAGAAAGATGTTCAAGACAAAAACCATGGTGAAAATGGTGGGGTACCTGATACGaggcatggaagaaaaagaaagacgcTTAAGGAAGATGATGGTGAGTTGCCTGCGGATTCTCCAGGAAGTGGCATTCAGAAACACTATAGTCTCAGGGCCCCTAAAGTCAATACAGAAGCCGTGATGCCAAACATCAGCAAGAAAGATCCTAAG TGCCTTAAAGAGGAGTCCTTAATGTGTCATCAATGCCAGAGAAATGATAAAGGCAGGGTTGTGAGATGCACAAGTTGTAAGAGGAAAAGATTTTGTGTACACTGTATAGAAAATTG GTATCCTCATTTGAAAGAGGATTATATTGCTGAGGCATGTCCTGTGTGCCGTGGTAATTGCAACTGCAAAGCATGCTTGAGATCCAATGAACTTATTAAA aaaatgaagaaaaaagcaAAAACCAATGAAGACGAGAAGGTTGAACTCTCTATGCATTTGCTGCAAGTACTTCTTCCCTATTTAAGGCTGCTGGATGAAGAACAGATGATTGAGTATAAGACAGAAGCAAAGATAcagg GGCTCTCAGTCTCAGAGCTAAATATAGTACAGGCAAATTTTGATGAAGATGAGCGTGTGTACTG TGACAACTGTAAAACGTCAATATTTGATTACCACAGAAGCTGTACAAAATGCTCTTTCGACCTTTGTCTCATCTGTTGTCGTGAACTTCGTAGTGGGGAGCTTGTAGGTGGTGCAGATCCAATTTTGGTAGAGTTTGTCTGTCAGGGTCGTCATTACCTGCATgatgaaaaagaaagtaaaagtgtAAAACGAAATGAACCAAATGCTGTTGCTCCTGTAGTTCGTGAATGGTCAAGATCTGGGTGGCATGCAGAAAGTAATGGTAGCATTCCTTGTCCAAAAGTCAATGATGAATGTAACCATGGTTTTCTTGAACTGAGAAGCATATTAGGTCAACATTTTATCACCAATTTAGTGCATAAAGCAAACAAACTGGCACAAGCATACAAGCTTCAAGATGTAGTTAAGATACCTGACAACTTCTGTTCGTGTTTGAGGCTTGATAGAAACACAGATGCTAGATATAATAATATGAGGAAGGCTGCTTCTCGGGCAGATTCCGGTGACAACTATTTATACTGTCCAAGGGTTGTAGATCTACAGGATGAGGATTTAAGGCACTTTCAGTGGCATTGGGAAAAGGGGGAGCCTGTCATTGTCAGCAATGTGCTTGCAAAAACATCTGGTTTAAGCTGGGAACCACTTGTCATGTGGCGTGCATTCCGTCAGATGACTAAGACCAAGCATGAACAACATTTGGATGTGAAGGCAATTGATTGCTTAGATTGGTGTGAG GGAGAAATTAATATCCACCAATTCTTTACTGGGTATACAGAAGGTCGTGAGGATTGGCTTCGCTGGCCtcaaatattgaaattaaaagattGGCCTCCTTCTAATTTATTTGAGGAACGTTTGCCTCGACATTGTGCAGAGTTCATATCTTCCTTGCCCTTCAAGGAGTATACTGATCCTCTCAAAGGTTCTCTTAACTTAGCTGTGAAGTTGCCTATGGGTTGTCTAAAACCAGACATGGGACCAAAGACATATATTGCTTATGGATTTCATCAGGAGCTCGGGCGTGGTGATTCAGTGACTAAGCTCCATTGTGATATGTCCGATGCA GTAAATGTGTTGACTCATATTGCTGAAGTGAAATTGAAACCAGACCATCTTATTGTCATTGAGGAGTTGAAACAAAAGCACTTTGAACAAGACAAAAGGGAACTACTTGGTGATGATCAGAATAGAGAAACTAGTGTTGACATGCTTAATAATACATCTTCTACTAATGCTTTGGATAAGCAAAACAGTGTCCAAATCATGGAACACAAAGGTGGATTATGTGATGGAAAAGAAGTGTATCAGTTCCATCAACCCTCTGGTGGTAATGCGGTTGCCATTGCTAATGAGGATGGTCTTTCATGCGGATCAAAGCTTAAAGAGGTTGACAAAGTAAAACTAAAGCAAGAAAGTGATATGTTGTCTGCGGGGGATGGTTCAGAAGGTGCTCTCTGGGATATTTTTCGGAGGCAGGATGTACCTAAATTGCAGGAATATCTGAGGAAGCATTTCAGAGAGTTCAGGCATATTCATTGCTGTCCTTTAAAGCAG GTTATTCACCCCATCCATGACCAGACCTTCTATCTGACTGTGGAGCATAAGAGGAAGCTTAAGGAGGAGTATG GAATTGAGCCCTGGACTTTTATTCAGAAGGTAGGGGATGCTGTTTTTGTTCCAGCTGGTTGTCCTCACCAAGTCAGAAATCTGAAG TCATGTATTAAGGTTGCATTGGATTTTGTCTCTCCGGAAAATGTTGGGGAGTGCTTTCGTTTGACAGAGGAATTTCGCACACTTCCAATTAGCCATGCGTCTAGTGAGGACAAATTGGAG GTGAAGAAGATGACAATATATGCTATGCAAGATGTGATCGGAAAATTGGAGGAAGCAAG GTCCGGGAAAACCAAGGTTCCAGAGTAA
- the LOC114372006 gene encoding lysine-specific demethylase JMJ25-like isoform X2, with product MARGRKKRQKNTAIIPVDANPTQQITQSLDIDAECESETKRMKFAENNGGGAGGSSSVVKKKRGRKSKKEKENMEKMLESNFLEKRDAQNDNHGENAEVGGSSSVSEGVKKKRGRKSKKEKEDMDKMLESKFLEKRDAQNENHGENGVVGVSSSVSEGVKKKRGRKSKKEKEDMEKMSESNFLEKRDAQNENLGENGEVGGSFSVSEGVKKKRGRKSKKEKEDMERKMLEEKDAQNENHGENGEVGGSSSVSEGVKKKRGRKSKKEKEDMERKMLEEKDAQNENHGKHVEVGGSSSLSEGVKNKRGRKSKKEKQDMENKMIEEKDAQYQNLGESGGVGGSSSVQEVAAKKHGRKSKKEKEDMKRKEMLEDNLLEEKDVQDKNHGENGGVPDTRHGRKRKTLKEDDGELPADSPGSGIQKHYSLRAPKVNTEAVMPNISKKDPKCLKEESLMCHQCQRNDKGRVVRCTSCKRKRFCVHCIENWYPHLKEDYIAEACPVCRGNCNCKACLRSNELIKKMKKKAKTNEDEKVELSMHLLQVLLPYLRLLDEEQMIEYKTEAKIQGLSVSELNIVQANFDEDERVYCDNCKTSIFDYHRSCTKCSFDLCLICCRELRSGELVGGADPILVEFVCQGRHYLHDEKESKSVKRNEPNAVAPVVREWSRSGWHAESNGSIPCPKVNDECNHGFLELRSILGQHFITNLVHKANKLAQAYKLQDVVKIPDNFCSCLRLDRNTDARYNNMRKAASRADSGDNYLYCPRVVDLQDEDLRHFQWHWEKGEPVIVSNVLAKTSGLSWEPLVMWRAFRQMTKTKHEQHLDVKAIDCLDWCEGEINIHQFFTGYTEGREDWLRWPQILKLKDWPPSNLFEERLPRHCAEFISSLPFKEYTDPLKGSLNLAVKLPMGCLKPDMGPKTYIAYGFHQELGRGDSVTKLHCDMSDAVNVLTHIAEVKLKPDHLIVIEELKQKHFEQDKRELLGDDQNRETSVDMLNNTSSTNALDKQNSVQIMEHKGGLCDGKEVYQFHQPSGGNAVAIANEDGLSCGSKLKEVDKVKLKQESDMLSAGDGSEGALWDIFRRQDVPKLQEYLRKHFREFRHIHCCPLKQVIHPIHDQTFYLTVEHKRKLKEEYGIEPWTFIQKVGDAVFVPAGCPHQVRNLKVK from the exons ATGGCGCGCGGAAGGAAGAAGCGGCAAAAGAACACAGCTATTATTCCTGTGGATGCAAACCCCACTCAGCAAATAACCCAATCCTTGGATATTGATGCTGAGTGTGAGAGTGAGACCAAAAGGATGAAATTTGCTGAGAACAACGGTGGTGGGGCAGGGGGTTCTTCTTCTGTTGTGAAAAAGAAGCGTGGCAGAAAAAGtaaaaaggagaaggaaaacaTGGAAAAGATGTTAGAGAGCAATTTCTTGGAGAAGAGAGATGCTCAAAATGACAACCATGGTGAAAATGCTGAAGTGGGAGGTTCTTCTTCTGTTTCAGAAGGTGTGAAAAAGAAGCGTGGAAGAAAGAGTAAAAAGGAGAAGGAGGACATGGACAAGATGTTAGAGAGCAAATTCTTGGAGAAGAGAGATGCTCAAAACGAAAACCATGGTGAAAATGGTGTAGTGGGAGTTTCTTCTTCTGTTTCAGAAGGTGTGAAAAAGAAGCGTGGAAGAAAGAGTAAAAAGGAGAAGGAGGACATGGAAAAGATGTCAGAGAGCAATTTCTTGGAGAAGAGAGATGCTCAAAACGAAAACCTTGGTGAAAATGGTGAAGTGGGAGGTTCTTTTTCTGTTTCAGAAGGTGTGAAAAAGAAGCGTGGAAGAAAGAGTAAAAAGGAGAAGGAGGACATGGAAAGGAAGATGTTAGAGGAGAAAGATGCTCAAAACGAAAACCATGGTGAAAATGGTGAAGTGGGAGGTTCTTCTTCTGTTTCAGAAGGCGTGAAAAAAAAGCGTGGAAGAAAGAGTAAAAAGGAGAAGGAGGACATGGAAAGGAAGATGTTAGAGGAGAAAGATGCTCAAAACGAAAACCATGGTAAACATGTTGAAGTGGGaggttcttcttctctttctgaaGGTGTGAAAAATAAGCGTGGAAGAAAGAGTAAAAAGGAGAAACAGGACATGGAAAATAAGATGATAGAGGAGAAGGATGCTCAATACCAAAACCTTGGTGAAAGTGGCGGCGTAGGAGGTTCTTCTTCCGTTCAAGAAGTTGCGGCAAAGAAGCATGGCAGAAAAAGtaagaaggagaaggaggacatgaaaaggaaggagatgctagAGGACAATTTGTTGGAGGAGAAAGATGTTCAAGACAAAAACCATGGTGAAAATGGTGGGGTACCTGATACGaggcatggaagaaaaagaaagacgcTTAAGGAAGATGATGGTGAGTTGCCTGCGGATTCTCCAGGAAGTGGCATTCAGAAACACTATAGTCTCAGGGCCCCTAAAGTCAATACAGAAGCCGTGATGCCAAACATCAGCAAGAAAGATCCTAAG TGCCTTAAAGAGGAGTCCTTAATGTGTCATCAATGCCAGAGAAATGATAAAGGCAGGGTTGTGAGATGCACAAGTTGTAAGAGGAAAAGATTTTGTGTACACTGTATAGAAAATTG GTATCCTCATTTGAAAGAGGATTATATTGCTGAGGCATGTCCTGTGTGCCGTGGTAATTGCAACTGCAAAGCATGCTTGAGATCCAATGAACTTATTAAA aaaatgaagaaaaaagcaAAAACCAATGAAGACGAGAAGGTTGAACTCTCTATGCATTTGCTGCAAGTACTTCTTCCCTATTTAAGGCTGCTGGATGAAGAACAGATGATTGAGTATAAGACAGAAGCAAAGATAcagg GGCTCTCAGTCTCAGAGCTAAATATAGTACAGGCAAATTTTGATGAAGATGAGCGTGTGTACTG TGACAACTGTAAAACGTCAATATTTGATTACCACAGAAGCTGTACAAAATGCTCTTTCGACCTTTGTCTCATCTGTTGTCGTGAACTTCGTAGTGGGGAGCTTGTAGGTGGTGCAGATCCAATTTTGGTAGAGTTTGTCTGTCAGGGTCGTCATTACCTGCATgatgaaaaagaaagtaaaagtgtAAAACGAAATGAACCAAATGCTGTTGCTCCTGTAGTTCGTGAATGGTCAAGATCTGGGTGGCATGCAGAAAGTAATGGTAGCATTCCTTGTCCAAAAGTCAATGATGAATGTAACCATGGTTTTCTTGAACTGAGAAGCATATTAGGTCAACATTTTATCACCAATTTAGTGCATAAAGCAAACAAACTGGCACAAGCATACAAGCTTCAAGATGTAGTTAAGATACCTGACAACTTCTGTTCGTGTTTGAGGCTTGATAGAAACACAGATGCTAGATATAATAATATGAGGAAGGCTGCTTCTCGGGCAGATTCCGGTGACAACTATTTATACTGTCCAAGGGTTGTAGATCTACAGGATGAGGATTTAAGGCACTTTCAGTGGCATTGGGAAAAGGGGGAGCCTGTCATTGTCAGCAATGTGCTTGCAAAAACATCTGGTTTAAGCTGGGAACCACTTGTCATGTGGCGTGCATTCCGTCAGATGACTAAGACCAAGCATGAACAACATTTGGATGTGAAGGCAATTGATTGCTTAGATTGGTGTGAG GGAGAAATTAATATCCACCAATTCTTTACTGGGTATACAGAAGGTCGTGAGGATTGGCTTCGCTGGCCtcaaatattgaaattaaaagattGGCCTCCTTCTAATTTATTTGAGGAACGTTTGCCTCGACATTGTGCAGAGTTCATATCTTCCTTGCCCTTCAAGGAGTATACTGATCCTCTCAAAGGTTCTCTTAACTTAGCTGTGAAGTTGCCTATGGGTTGTCTAAAACCAGACATGGGACCAAAGACATATATTGCTTATGGATTTCATCAGGAGCTCGGGCGTGGTGATTCAGTGACTAAGCTCCATTGTGATATGTCCGATGCA GTAAATGTGTTGACTCATATTGCTGAAGTGAAATTGAAACCAGACCATCTTATTGTCATTGAGGAGTTGAAACAAAAGCACTTTGAACAAGACAAAAGGGAACTACTTGGTGATGATCAGAATAGAGAAACTAGTGTTGACATGCTTAATAATACATCTTCTACTAATGCTTTGGATAAGCAAAACAGTGTCCAAATCATGGAACACAAAGGTGGATTATGTGATGGAAAAGAAGTGTATCAGTTCCATCAACCCTCTGGTGGTAATGCGGTTGCCATTGCTAATGAGGATGGTCTTTCATGCGGATCAAAGCTTAAAGAGGTTGACAAAGTAAAACTAAAGCAAGAAAGTGATATGTTGTCTGCGGGGGATGGTTCAGAAGGTGCTCTCTGGGATATTTTTCGGAGGCAGGATGTACCTAAATTGCAGGAATATCTGAGGAAGCATTTCAGAGAGTTCAGGCATATTCATTGCTGTCCTTTAAAGCAG GTTATTCACCCCATCCATGACCAGACCTTCTATCTGACTGTGGAGCATAAGAGGAAGCTTAAGGAGGAGTATG GAATTGAGCCCTGGACTTTTATTCAGAAGGTAGGGGATGCTGTTTTTGTTCCAGCTGGTTGTCCTCACCAAGTCAGAAATCTGAAGGTAAAATGA
- the LOC114371915 gene encoding CAX-interacting protein 4-like, with amino-acid sequence MPATAGRVRMPANNRVHSSAALQTHGIWQSAIGYDPYAPNKEDKKDSSQNLPNAEPDAENAYASFQGLLQLAKITNAEVDVSRGACKKCGRVGHLKFQCKNYVKIKDENEKDPEAMQPVGLVGLDKKLKADKVDKRSNVESSEEEEDSESSDSEIDSEMERIIAERSGKKISGKRGSSRKKGDLDDDGSDKHSGKRRKRGRSKKRSAKREVSDSDDSGEERRRRKRRREPRRKRDNSSDEDDEYKRRHRKSRKEKRRRRSRLSDPDSSEDFIRRHKRKNKRASSSSDTDSSGYNDSRKGRDVNKSGKRRSRHHGDDE; translated from the coding sequence ATGCCAGCTACAGCAGGAAGGGTTCGCATGCCTGCGAACAATAGGGTTCACAGCAGTGCAGCGCTTCAAACCCATGGTATATGGCAAAGTGCCATCGGCTATGACCCTTATGCACCCAATAAGGAAGACAAGAAGGATTCTTCTCAAAATCTGCCAAATGCAGAGCCTGATGCTGAGAATGCATATGCTAGCTTCCAGGGGCTTCTACAGCTTGCTAAGATAACAAATGCTGAGGTGGATGTATCCCGTGGGGCCTGCAAAAAGTGTGGCCGTGTTGGGCACCTCAAGTTTCAGTGCAAGAACTATGTGAAAATTAAGGATGAAAATGAGAAGGATCCTGAAGCAATGCAGCCTGTGGGGTTGGTTGGATTGGATAAAAAGTTGAAGGCTGACAAGGTGGATAAGAGAAGCAATGTTGAGAGCTCTGAAGAGGAGGAGGATAGTGAAAGTTCAGATTCTGAGATTGATTCTGAGATGGAGAGAATTATTGCTGAAAGGTCTGGGAAGAAAATTAGTGGGAAGAGAGGTTCTTCTAGAAAGAAGGGGGATTTGGATGATGATGGATCCGACAAACATTCTGGCAAGAGGAGAAAGAGAGGTAGGTCAAAGAAGAGGAGTGCTAAGAGGGAAGTTAGTGATTCGGATGATTCAGGTGAAGAAAGAAGGAGGAGGAAGAGAAGGCGGGAACCCAGGAGGAAGAGGGACAATTCTTCAGATGAAGACGACGAGTATAAGCGCAGGCATAGAAAGAGTaggaaggagaagaggagaaggAGAAGCCGTCTATCAGATCCTGATTCCTCTGAAGATTTCATTAGAAGGCACAAGCGAAAGAACAAGAGGGCCTCATCATCATCTGACACTGATTCAAGTGGATATAATGATTCAAGGAAGGGTAGGGATGTCAATAAATCAGGAAAGAGAAGGAGCCGTCACCATGGGGATGATGAATGA